TACTCGATCAATTGGAGGAGGGTGACAGAATCATCGGCATCGATCCTATCTACATTGAAAGGAGCGAGCGCGATGTCATCGTCACGAACGATCTCAATTTCAAACTTGAAGATGGGATGATGATCGAGAGCTATGTTCATGTTCTTCTGAATCAAAAATCACCGGTGAGCGCCGAGCATTTTTTGGTTCTGACCGAAAAGAATGTGCTACCGATCACCGAGACAACATTCACATATGCGGCGTGCTCAGCAAGAATGGACGTGTCCCTGATACCTGAGGAATCGGTTATCAGGGATGCTGATACTATCACGGTTCGCCATGAGGGAACTGGCACGGGTCGCATTTATTTTTATAAGGTGAGAAGGCAAATTTTACCTGCTCACAACCTTGTTGGAACGATCATAAAAGGAAAAAATCTCATACGCGCTGTCAAAGCTGGCTCGAAAATTACGATCATCACAGAACCAAAAAGAATTCTAACCATTGGTTTGACACAATCTGCTGGGAAGGAATTCTTGGAGAAAAGGGGCTTTAAACAGATCAGGACCGGCGACACTTCTGACGATGCGATCATCGTGGAACAGGAGCCAGAATTGACGATGGAAGTTATCTCAGCGAAAGAGGTTGAAACCTTTGGCATTCCCCCTGAAAAAGTCCATGAAATTGAGCTTTACGATACTCTTTCTCCGAAAACCGCCCACTACATCCGGAAGATGACCGGTCTCGATCACAAGCCGATTGGAACAATGAAGGTTCACTTCACCTTCGAGGGGCTGCCGATGATCACCTTTGAAGGCAATC
This region of Methanomassiliicoccales archaeon genomic DNA includes:
- a CDS encoding methanogenesis marker 3 protein, coding for MKIILNGEEIQIDDGATLGQVLSRGIYETGSIVALIRPSKILREETRDFLIKTSKGDMVLRLNDSEYASLFQEIVEHVAGKNIRWKTSKVIAIGSFPTSLAVNRSLCKYAKFDCFFALGGFDSRTSYLMIANEDHEGIYGTKDGLVGRITRGRHVLDQLEEGDRIIGIDPIYIERSERDVIVTNDLNFKLEDGMMIESYVHVLLNQKSPVSAEHFLVLTEKNVLPITETTFTYAACSARMDVSLIPEESVIRDADTITVRHEGTGTGRIYFYKVRRQILPAHNLVGTIIKGKNLIRAVKAGSKITIITEPKRILTIGLTQSAGKEFLEKRGFKQIRTGDTSDDAIIVEQEPELTMEVISAKEVETFGIPPEKVHEIELYDTLSPKTAHYIRKMTGLDHKPIGTMKVHFTFEGLPMITFEGNPREAADLVPEATFDDVSARGDLGVTNMSRPHRGLIGIRLEESEEFGPTGEERYGTNLVGKLVSDVERLMGEVKDGDIVYFRERKEEKKKITRGRKKGNQRERKN